The window CGCCAGGGCGGCGACAAGCAGAAGGCCGGCGTGACGGAAGACGACGGAAGCGGATGACGCGGTCATGGAGCACCCTTGGCAGAAGATCGGGGTCATTAATGACCGGCCGGTTAGTAATCTAGGGTAAACGAGAACCGGTGTCAACGACAATCCGGCGCGTGCCTTCCACGCCCCACCCTGCCATCGCCGCAGCCCACGCCCACTACGAGAATTTCCCGGTCGCTTCCTGGCTGTGCCCGCCGCGCCTGCGCCCACCCATTGCGGCGATCTATGCCTTCGCCCGCACGGCCGATGACATGGCCGACGAGGGCGACGCCGGTGCGGCCCAGCGGCTCGAAGACCTGCGCGCCTTTCGCGCCGAGCTTGCGGCCGCGGCCCGCGGGGCGGCGCCTTCGGCGCGCTGGCCCGAGGTCTTCGGCCCGCTCGCCCATGCGATGCGCGACTTCTCCCTGCCCGAGCCCCTGCTGGCCGATCTGCTCGCGGCCTTCATGCAGGACATCGAGAAGACCCGCGACCGGGCCGGCTACACCGATCGCGCAGAGCTGCTGGACTACTGCCGCCGCTCGGCCAACCCGATCGGCCGGCTGCTGCTGCATCTCTACGGCGTGGACGATGCCGGCGCCCTTGCCCAGAGCGACGCCATCTGCAGTGCCCTGCAGCTGATCAACTTCTGGCAGGACCTGAGCGTCGACCTGCCGCGCGGCCGCTACTACCTGCCGGCT is drawn from Variovorax sp. PBS-H4 and contains these coding sequences:
- the hpnC gene encoding squalene synthase HpnC encodes the protein MPSTPHPAIAAAHAHYENFPVASWLCPPRLRPPIAAIYAFARTADDMADEGDAGAAQRLEDLRAFRAELAAAARGAAPSARWPEVFGPLAHAMRDFSLPEPLLADLLAAFMQDIEKTRDRAGYTDRAELLDYCRRSANPIGRLLLHLYGVDDAGALAQSDAICSALQLINFWQDLSVDLPRGRYYLPAAELASHGLTAQGLRAFRPLAPSEPPPSAIALVAAQVGWARRLMNEGAPLVHRLPGRAGWELRFVVQGGLRILDKIEALGFDTWSQRPTIGKTDAPLLAWRTLRMRRQSPAMTSFPR